A window of Macrotis lagotis isolate mMagLag1 chromosome X, bilby.v1.9.chrom.fasta, whole genome shotgun sequence contains these coding sequences:
- the DIRAS1 gene encoding GTP-binding protein Di-Ras1: MPEQSNDYRVVVFGAGGVGKSSLVLRFVKGTFRDTYIPTIEDTYRQVISCDKSVCTLQITDTTGSHQFPAMQRLSISKGHAFILVFSVTSKQSLEELRPIYQQILQIKGSVENIPVMLVGNKCDETQREVDTKEGEALAKEWKCAFMETSAKMNYNVKELFQELLTLEKHRNMSLSIDGKRSSKQKRTDKLKGKCSLM, translated from the coding sequence ATGCCGGAACAGAGCAACGACTACCGGGTGGTGGTATTTGGGGCAGGCGGTGTGGGCAAGAGTTCCCTGGTCCTCCGATTCGTCAAGGGCACTTTCCGAGATACCTACATCCCAACCATAGAGGACACCTACCGCCAAGTCATCAGCTGTGACAAGAGCGTGTGCACCCTGCAGATCACGGACACCACGGGCAGCCACCAGTTCCCAGCCATGCAGCGCCTGTCCATCTCCAAGGGCCATGCCTTCATCCTGGTCTTCTCTGTCACCAGCAAGCAGTCCCTGGAGGAGCTGCGGCCCATTTACCAGCAGATTCTGCAGATCAAAGGCAGCGTGGAGAACATCCCGGTCATGCTGGTGGGGAACAAGTGTGATGAGACCCAGCGGGAGGTGGACACCAAGGAGGGGGAGGCCCTGGCCAAGGAGTGGAAGTGCGCCTTCATGGAGACCTCCGCCAAAATGAACTATAATGTCAAGGAGCTCTTCCAGGAGCTGCTCACCCTGGAGAAACATCGCAACATGAGCCTCAGCATTGACGGGAAGCGCTCCAGCAAGCAGAAGAGGACAGACAAACTCAAGGGCAAGTGTAGCCTGATGTGA